In a single window of the Acyrthosiphon pisum isolate AL4f chromosome X, pea_aphid_22Mar2018_4r6ur, whole genome shotgun sequence genome:
- the LOC115033045 gene encoding uncharacterized protein LOC115033045: MYDKAMKLCLRYKIFLVSELQVSPINDGSAISFLHLNSFYLTGILSYENLNENNSTLGYTNIKYHVKWIRGVLNKHFAGSSCVLPTVEGVVYTYEGSDTILSHGTLINHNLTVIENCEIGYHKAYTNSSRFCQGKGKWLSNFDKLCFKMCPPLESNSLDIKCSHNGKYANCSNLSLPDTIAIPSCKPTYTTPNGQDDTPLELLCQSNGTWNKQLYRCNSCNCIFLSYYV, translated from the exons atgtatgataaagCCATGAAA TTGTgccttaggtataaaatatttcttgtttCAGAACTACAAGTAAGTCCTATAAATGATGGATCAGCCATAAGCTTTTTACACTTAAATTCTTTTTATTTAACTGGGATACTGAGTTACGagaatttaaatgaaaacaattcaACCTTAggctatacaaatattaaataccatgttaAATGGATTCGTGGAGTTTTAAACAAACAT TTCGCAGGGAGTTCGTGCGTTTTACCGACTGTCGAAGGAGTTGTATATACTTATGAAGGTTCTGATACAATTTTATCTCACGGgacattaattaatcataatctTACTGTTATTGAGAATTGTGAAATTGGATATCATAAAGCTTACACCAATAGCTCTAGGTTTTGTCAGGGAAAAGGAAAATGGTTATccaattttgataaattgtgtTTCA AAATGTGTCCACCTCTAGAATCAAATAGTTTGGATATTAAATGTAGTCATAATGGTAAGTATGCTAATTGTTCAAATTTATCGTTACCCGATACAATAGCAATACCATCATGTAAGCCAACATATACTACACCAAATGGACAAGATGATACTCCACTTGAATTACTTTGTCAATCTAATGGAACGTGGAATAAACAACTATATAGATGCAATTcatgtaattgtatttttttgtcatattatgtcTAA
- the Dtwd1 gene encoding DTW domain-containing protein 1 yields the protein MNPFEGMEISNDWQTLFNINERQPCRKCSKSRKYFCYTCYTLNADIENKIPTLKLPFKIDIIKHSREIAGKSTAIHAALLAPKDVTIYIYPDMPRYTEDDKVILVYPGKSAVTLQDFYSSNKKQEDNQVCNKKDTSRKFMTHALFIDSTWNQSNGILKDPIISELPCIKLQIRLSQFWRHQKGSPRWFLATIEAIHQLLVEFTETDIEANEPPQNYDNMLFFFRFMYEKIHQLYEHDKLKSYRRPMNI from the exons ATGAATCCGTTCGAGGGCATGGAGATCTCCAACGACTGGCAAACACTGTTCAACATAAACGAAAGGCAACCGTGCCGCAAGTGTTCGAAGTCCAGGAAATACTTTTGCTACACATGTTACACTTTAAATGCCGACATCGAAAATAAAATTCCCACGCTTAAG TTGCCGTTCAAAATCGACATTATCAAGCACAGTAGAGAGATAGCAGGCAAAAGCACTGCGATACATGCTGCTCTCTTAGCGCCGAAGGATGTCACTATTTACATTTACCCTGACATGCCAAGGTACACTGAAGACGACAAG gttATCCTTGTTTATCCAGGAAAATCTGCTGTAACCCTACAAGACTTCTATTCttcaaataaaaa ACAAGAGGATAATCAAGTATGTAACAAAAAAGATACTTCCCGCAAGTTCATGACACATGCATTGTTTATTGATAGTACTTGGAATCAGAGTAATGGAATTCTGAAGGATCCAATAATATCAG aacTTCCGTGTATAAAACTGCAAATAAGATTATCTCAATTTTGGAGACATCAAAAGGGCAGCCCTAGGTGGTTTTTAGCTACTATTGAAGCTATACATCAGCTGCTAGTTGAATTCACAGAAACAGATATAGAAGCAAATGAGCCACCCCAAAATTacgataatatgttatttttcttcagatttatgtatgaaaaaatcCACCAACTATATGAACATGATAAGCTTAAATCATACAGAAGACCTATGAATATATGA
- the LOC103309570 gene encoding beta-hexosaminidase subunit beta-like isoform X2 translates to MGGAGDMDLKKLWNCASLRDLEIKQLLRSITNTKIRNFMHRNNMKNVVELKDYYFANMFNITRSLKTVPIVWEEIFNENIHLDPNAVVHVWKDSRDYSILSRVMKSGHPVLFSSCWYVNYIKYGTDWLNFYRCDPTAEVGDDSLFLGGEACMWGEFVDETNLLPYTWPRTSAVAEVLWSHTLNENEAKHRIEEHVCRMRRRGIPAQPANGPSYCHY, encoded by the exons ATGGGGGGTGCCGGGGACATGGACCTAAAAAAATTGTGGAACTGCGCATCCTTGCGTGATTTAGAAATTAAGCAGTTGCTTCGATC GATCACGAACACAAAGATACGAAACTTTATGCATCGCAATAACATGAAAAACGTAGTAGAATTAAAAGACTACTACTTCGCAAATATGTTCAACATAACGCGAAGTTTGAAAACCGTGCCCATCGTGTGGGAAGAAATATTTAACGAGAATATCCACCTCGATCCCAACGCCGTGGTGCATGTGTGGAAGGATTCTCGTGATTATTCGATCTTGTCGAGg GTAATGAAAAGCGGACATCCGGTGCTGTTTTCCAGTTGCTGGTACGTGAACTACATTAAGTACGGAACGGACTGGTTGAACTTCTACAGATGTGACCCTACCGCTGAGGTCGGCGATGACAGTTTGTTTTTGGGTGGCGAGGCCTGCATGTGGGGCGAGTTCGTGGACGAAACGAATTTATTGCCATACACGTGGCCAAGGACCAGCGCTGTGGCCGAAGTTCTCTGGTCACACACGCTCAACGAGAACGAAGCCAAGCATAGGATCGAGGAACACGTTTGCAGAATGAGGCGGAGAGGAATACCCGCTCAACCAGCAAACGGACCTAGCTATTGTCATTACTAG
- the LOC103309570 gene encoding beta-hexosaminidase subunit beta-like isoform X1, which produces MHISVNLAGIQQMDLNPICFSRFPTIKHQITYNMRVLCLYIKYNKLVFVDCRITNTKIRNFMHRNNMKNVVELKDYYFANMFNITRSLKTVPIVWEEIFNENIHLDPNAVVHVWKDSRDYSILSRVMKSGHPVLFSSCWYVNYIKYGTDWLNFYRCDPTAEVGDDSLFLGGEACMWGEFVDETNLLPYTWPRTSAVAEVLWSHTLNENEAKHRIEEHVCRMRRRGIPAQPANGPSYCHY; this is translated from the exons aTGCACATTAGCGTCAACCTTGCAGGTATACAACAGATGGACTTAAATCCAATCTGTTTCAGCCGTTTCCCAACAATTAAGCAccaaattacttataatatgcgagtattgtgtttatatattaaatataataaattggttttCGTCGATTGCAGGATCACGAACACAAAGATACGAAACTTTATGCATCGCAATAACATGAAAAACGTAGTAGAATTAAAAGACTACTACTTCGCAAATATGTTCAACATAACGCGAAGTTTGAAAACCGTGCCCATCGTGTGGGAAGAAATATTTAACGAGAATATCCACCTCGATCCCAACGCCGTGGTGCATGTGTGGAAGGATTCTCGTGATTATTCGATCTTGTCGAGg GTAATGAAAAGCGGACATCCGGTGCTGTTTTCCAGTTGCTGGTACGTGAACTACATTAAGTACGGAACGGACTGGTTGAACTTCTACAGATGTGACCCTACCGCTGAGGTCGGCGATGACAGTTTGTTTTTGGGTGGCGAGGCCTGCATGTGGGGCGAGTTCGTGGACGAAACGAATTTATTGCCATACACGTGGCCAAGGACCAGCGCTGTGGCCGAAGTTCTCTGGTCACACACGCTCAACGAGAACGAAGCCAAGCATAGGATCGAGGAACACGTTTGCAGAATGAGGCGGAGAGGAATACCCGCTCAACCAGCAAACGGACCTAGCTATTGTCATTACTAG
- the LOC103309570 gene encoding beta-hexosaminidase subunit beta-like isoform X3, whose amino-acid sequence MHRNNMKNVVELKDYYFANMFNITRSLKTVPIVWEEIFNENIHLDPNAVVHVWKDSRDYSILSRVMKSGHPVLFSSCWYVNYIKYGTDWLNFYRCDPTAEVGDDSLFLGGEACMWGEFVDETNLLPYTWPRTSAVAEVLWSHTLNENEAKHRIEEHVCRMRRRGIPAQPANGPSYCHY is encoded by the exons ATGCATCGCAATAACATGAAAAACGTAGTAGAATTAAAAGACTACTACTTCGCAAATATGTTCAACATAACGCGAAGTTTGAAAACCGTGCCCATCGTGTGGGAAGAAATATTTAACGAGAATATCCACCTCGATCCCAACGCCGTGGTGCATGTGTGGAAGGATTCTCGTGATTATTCGATCTTGTCGAGg GTAATGAAAAGCGGACATCCGGTGCTGTTTTCCAGTTGCTGGTACGTGAACTACATTAAGTACGGAACGGACTGGTTGAACTTCTACAGATGTGACCCTACCGCTGAGGTCGGCGATGACAGTTTGTTTTTGGGTGGCGAGGCCTGCATGTGGGGCGAGTTCGTGGACGAAACGAATTTATTGCCATACACGTGGCCAAGGACCAGCGCTGTGGCCGAAGTTCTCTGGTCACACACGCTCAACGAGAACGAAGCCAAGCATAGGATCGAGGAACACGTTTGCAGAATGAGGCGGAGAGGAATACCCGCTCAACCAGCAAACGGACCTAGCTATTGTCATTACTAG